Proteins encoded by one window of Enterobacter pseudoroggenkampii:
- the rimO gene encoding 30S ribosomal protein S12 methylthiotransferase RimO, translating into MSNVTHQPKIGFVSLGCPKNLVDSERILTELRTEGYDVVPSYDNADMVIVNTCGFIDSAVQESLEAIGEALTENGKVIVTGCLGAKEDQIREVHPKVLEITGPHSYEQVLQHVHHYVPKPKHNPFLSLVPEQGVKLTPRHYAYLKISEGCNHRCTFCIIPSMRGDLVSRPIGEVLAEAKRLADAGVKELLVISQDTSAYGVDVKHRSGFHNGEPVKTSMVGLCEQLSKLGIWTRLHYVYPYPHVDDVIPLMAEGKILPYLDIPLQHASPRILKLMKRPGSVDRQLARIKQWREICPDLTLRSTFIVGFPGETEEDFQMLLDFLKEARLDRVGCFKYSPVEGATANELADQVPEEVKEERWNRFMQLQQQISAERLQEKVGREIMVIIDEVDEEGAIGRSMADAPEIDGAVYLNGETSVKPGDIIRVKVENADEYDLWGSRV; encoded by the coding sequence ATGAGCAATGTTACGCACCAGCCGAAAATCGGCTTCGTCTCCCTGGGCTGCCCGAAAAACCTGGTGGATTCAGAACGCATCCTGACCGAACTGCGCACCGAGGGCTATGACGTGGTGCCAAGCTACGACAACGCCGATATGGTGATCGTTAACACCTGCGGGTTTATCGACAGCGCGGTTCAGGAGTCACTGGAAGCCATCGGTGAAGCCCTGACGGAAAACGGCAAAGTGATCGTGACCGGCTGTCTGGGCGCGAAAGAAGACCAGATCCGCGAAGTACACCCGAAGGTGCTGGAGATCACCGGCCCGCACAGCTACGAGCAGGTGCTGCAACATGTTCATCACTACGTGCCAAAACCCAAACACAACCCGTTCCTAAGCCTGGTGCCGGAACAGGGCGTGAAGCTGACGCCGCGCCACTATGCTTACTTAAAAATTTCCGAAGGCTGCAACCATCGCTGCACCTTCTGCATCATTCCGTCCATGCGTGGCGATCTGGTGAGCCGTCCCATTGGTGAAGTGCTGGCGGAAGCCAAACGTCTGGCCGACGCGGGCGTGAAGGAGCTGCTGGTCATCTCCCAGGACACCTCGGCCTACGGCGTAGACGTCAAACATCGCTCCGGTTTCCACAACGGCGAGCCGGTGAAAACCAGCATGGTGGGCCTGTGCGAGCAGCTGTCCAAACTCGGTATCTGGACGCGTCTGCACTACGTCTACCCGTACCCGCACGTTGACGACGTGATCCCGCTGATGGCGGAAGGCAAGATTCTGCCGTACCTGGATATCCCGCTGCAGCACGCCAGCCCGCGCATTCTGAAGCTGATGAAGCGTCCTGGCTCCGTTGACCGCCAGCTGGCGCGCATCAAGCAGTGGCGCGAGATCTGCCCGGATCTGACCCTGCGATCCACCTTCATCGTCGGCTTCCCGGGTGAAACCGAAGAAGACTTCCAGATGCTGCTCGACTTCCTGAAAGAAGCACGTCTGGACCGTGTCGGCTGCTTCAAGTACAGCCCGGTAGAAGGCGCAACCGCCAACGAGCTGGCGGACCAGGTGCCGGAAGAGGTGAAAGAGGAGCGCTGGAACCGCTTCATGCAGCTGCAGCAGCAGATCTCTGCTGAACGTCTGCAGGAAAAAGTGGGCCGCGAGATTATGGTTATCATCGACGAAGTGGATGAAGAAGGCGCGATTGGCCGCAGCATGGCGGACGCCCCTGAAATCGACGGTGCGGTGTACCTGAACGGCGAAACCAGCGTTAAGCCGGGTGATATTATTCGCGTGAAGGTTGAAAACGCGGATGAGTATGACCTGTGGGGTAGCCGGGTTTAA
- a CDS encoding LysR family transcriptional regulator, whose amino-acid sequence MAALPVSEKICSLSKVDLNLLTIFCLIYSVGSISKVADMLDISASAVSQSLRKLREMMGDNLFVRSGNILLPTVFSDELYDNTISIIDKLSTLLPDSVPSRKKRVTLYTESFISPLVVPELTEKLLETNSDISLLHRTEDLNEQKTTELLNMRQADVVFSTFSVENSNIRCQKVCDIDLVLVAAQDNPLYGSTIDEELFRNASLVGYNTKNEKIIYYRSIADKKFRSSERCLLTTSFASILIIIAKTPCLGIIPERAFATYSEMYKLRRVGTPFPLPKFSTYSSYRKESNKLLSTVLDDLLVPTT is encoded by the coding sequence ATGGCAGCACTCCCGGTGTCTGAAAAAATATGTTCTCTCTCTAAGGTAGACCTGAATCTTCTCACCATCTTTTGCTTAATCTATAGCGTAGGAAGCATTTCTAAGGTTGCCGATATGCTGGACATATCCGCTTCTGCTGTCAGCCAGTCGCTGCGAAAACTGCGTGAAATGATGGGGGACAACCTCTTTGTCCGCAGCGGCAACATCCTGCTGCCGACGGTGTTTTCAGATGAGCTTTACGATAATACAATCTCGATAATCGATAAGCTCTCCACCCTTCTGCCTGACTCAGTCCCCTCACGTAAGAAGCGCGTGACGCTTTATACAGAATCCTTTATTTCTCCGCTGGTGGTGCCGGAATTAACGGAAAAGCTCCTTGAAACGAATTCAGACATTAGTCTGCTGCATCGCACTGAAGACCTGAATGAACAAAAAACCACTGAACTGCTGAACATGCGTCAGGCTGATGTGGTGTTCTCTACGTTCTCAGTGGAAAACAGCAACATCCGATGTCAGAAGGTGTGCGATATAGACCTGGTGCTTGTCGCCGCGCAGGATAACCCGCTTTATGGCAGTACTATCGATGAAGAGCTGTTCAGAAATGCCAGCCTGGTGGGCTATAACACTAAAAACGAAAAAATTATTTATTACCGCAGCATCGCTGATAAAAAATTCCGCTCCAGCGAACGCTGTTTACTCACCACCTCGTTTGCTTCCATTCTAATCATTATCGCCAAAACTCCATGTCTGGGGATTATTCCCGAGCGCGCCTTTGCCACTTACTCAGAGATGTACAAGCTCAGACGAGTTGGCACCCCGTTCCCGTTACCGAAATTCAGCACTTACTCCTCATACCGAAAAGAGAGCAATAAATTGCTCTCTACTGTGCTGGATGACCTGCTGGTCCCGACAACTTAG
- the bssR gene encoding biofilm formation regulator BssR codes for MTVDRLKRDLLNKLINARIDLAAYLQLRKAKGYMSVSESEHLRDNLFELCNFMREKAPTLKANGGESEEIALRRAAEVLSIAGVCLMNGRHDCPNFIAVNAEKLENCLTTLSLCIMCLNEHKQLEQH; via the coding sequence ATGACCGTTGACAGACTGAAACGCGATCTGCTGAACAAGCTGATCAACGCCCGAATCGACCTGGCCGCGTACCTGCAGTTGAGGAAGGCAAAAGGGTATATGTCAGTCAGCGAAAGCGAACATCTGCGTGATAACCTGTTTGAACTGTGTAATTTCATGCGTGAAAAAGCACCGACCCTGAAGGCGAACGGCGGCGAAAGTGAAGAAATAGCGCTGCGCCGCGCCGCCGAGGTGCTCTCCATTGCAGGGGTGTGTCTGATGAACGGACGCCACGACTGCCCGAACTTTATCGCCGTAAACGCGGAGAAGCTTGAAAACTGCCTGACAACGCTCTCTCTATGCATCATGTGTCTGAACGAGCACAAACAGCTTGAACAGCACTGA
- a CDS encoding PQQ-dependent sugar dehydrogenase, translating to MPRSSLTSLPALFIPFSLLAAPEAVKVEVLQNKLDHPWSLAFLPDNQGLLVTLKDGQLKRWQAGKGLSDPIIGVPKVWANGQGGLLDVVLAPDFEKSRRVWLSFAEAGSDGKAGTAVGYGRLSDDFTRIEAFQVVFRQMPKLSTGNHFGGRLVFDGKGSLFIGLGENNRRPTAQDLDKLQGKVVRLTEDGKVPSDNPFVKTPGARPEIWSYGIRNPQGMAMNPWSDTLWLNEHGPRGGDEINIPEKGKNYGWPLATHGINYSGLKIPEAKGEHVEGTEKPLFVWKVSPAVSGMAFYNSDVFPQWQNKLFIGALKEKDVIVLSVEGNKVTEDGRILGDRDQRIRDVRVGPDGYLYVLTDETDGQLLKVSPSGA from the coding sequence ATGCCTCGATCCTCGCTAACTTCCCTGCCTGCGTTGTTCATTCCGTTTTCGCTTCTTGCTGCCCCAGAGGCGGTCAAGGTCGAGGTATTGCAAAATAAACTCGATCACCCCTGGTCTCTGGCGTTTCTGCCGGACAATCAAGGCCTGCTGGTAACCCTGAAGGACGGTCAGCTCAAACGCTGGCAGGCCGGAAAAGGGTTGTCCGATCCGATTATCGGCGTGCCGAAGGTCTGGGCAAACGGTCAGGGAGGATTGCTGGACGTGGTCCTCGCCCCGGATTTTGAAAAATCGCGCCGCGTCTGGCTGAGCTTCGCCGAAGCAGGGAGTGATGGCAAAGCCGGAACGGCGGTGGGCTATGGCCGGCTAAGCGACGATTTTACGCGTATTGAAGCCTTCCAGGTGGTGTTCCGCCAGATGCCGAAACTCTCCACCGGGAACCATTTTGGTGGACGACTGGTGTTTGACGGCAAAGGTTCTCTCTTTATCGGACTCGGCGAGAACAACCGGCGTCCGACGGCGCAGGATCTGGATAAATTGCAGGGTAAAGTGGTGCGCCTCACCGAAGACGGGAAAGTCCCGTCGGATAACCCCTTTGTGAAGACCCCCGGCGCGCGGCCCGAAATCTGGTCTTACGGCATTCGCAACCCGCAGGGGATGGCGATGAATCCCTGGAGCGACACGCTGTGGCTGAACGAGCACGGACCGCGCGGCGGGGATGAGATCAACATCCCGGAGAAGGGTAAGAACTACGGCTGGCCGCTGGCGACGCACGGCATTAACTACAGCGGCCTGAAAATACCGGAAGCCAAAGGCGAGCACGTTGAGGGTACCGAGAAGCCGCTGTTCGTCTGGAAGGTCTCACCCGCGGTGAGCGGCATGGCGTTCTACAACAGCGACGTTTTCCCGCAGTGGCAAAACAAACTCTTTATTGGGGCGCTGAAGGAGAAGGACGTGATCGTGCTGAGCGTGGAGGGAAACAAGGTGACGGAGGACGGGCGCATTCTGGGCGACCGGGACCAGCGTATTCGCGATGTGCGGGTCGGGCCGGATGGGTATCTGTATGTCCTGACCGACGAGACGGACGGGCAGCTGTTGAAAGTCAGCCCGTCCGGAGCGTAA
- a CDS encoding glutathione S-transferase family protein, protein MITLWGRNNSTNVKKVLWTLEELDLPFNQIMAGMSFGVNKEADYLAMNPNGLVPLLRDDETDATLWESNTIVRYLAAQYGQGRLWVENPARRAQGEKWMDWANQTLSPTHRVILMGLIRTPEAERDYPAIHAAQDACENLFAMMDDELAKHAWFSGEAFGTGDIAVAPFVWNLTNMGLKWTPRPHLERWLKQLSDRPAYRNVVMIPVT, encoded by the coding sequence ATGATTACGCTGTGGGGCAGAAATAATTCGACCAACGTTAAGAAAGTGCTCTGGACGCTGGAAGAGCTGGATTTACCGTTCAATCAAATCATGGCTGGCATGTCGTTCGGCGTAAACAAAGAGGCCGACTATCTGGCCATGAACCCGAACGGCCTGGTGCCGCTGCTGCGCGATGATGAAACAGACGCGACGCTATGGGAGTCCAACACCATTGTGCGTTACCTCGCCGCGCAGTACGGTCAGGGCCGCCTGTGGGTTGAAAACCCCGCCCGACGCGCTCAGGGCGAAAAGTGGATGGACTGGGCAAACCAGACGTTATCCCCGACCCACCGCGTGATCCTGATGGGGCTTATCCGCACGCCGGAAGCTGAACGTGACTATCCCGCAATTCACGCCGCGCAGGATGCCTGCGAAAATCTGTTTGCGATGATGGATGACGAGCTGGCGAAGCACGCCTGGTTCTCCGGCGAGGCGTTCGGCACAGGCGATATCGCCGTGGCGCCGTTTGTCTGGAACCTGACCAACATGGGCCTGAAGTGGACGCCGCGCCCTCACCTTGAGCGTTGGCTTAAACAGCTGAGCGATCGCCCGGCGTACCGCAACGTGGTGATGATCCCGGTCACCTGA
- the dacC gene encoding serine-type D-Ala-D-Ala carboxypeptidase, producing MTRKMTSLRSLATGSALLFLFAPTLYAAEQAAPEAPPVDARAWILMDYSSGKVLAEGNADEKLDPASLTKIMTSYVVGQALKAGKIKLDDMVTIGKDAWATGNPALRGSSVMFLKPGDQVSVSDLNKGVIIQSGNDACIALADYVAGSQDSFIGLMNGYAQKLGLTNTTFKTVHGLDSPGQFSTARDMALLGKALIHDVPDEYAIHKEKEFTFNKIRQPNRNRLLWSSNVNVDGMKTGTTAGAGYNLVASATQGDMRLISVVLGTKTDRIRFNESEKLLTWGFRFYETVTPIKPDATFVSQRVWFGDKSEVNLGAGEAGSVTIPRGQLKNLKASYTLTDPQLTAPLKKGQVVGTIDFQLNGKSIEQRPLIVMEAVEEGGFFSRMWDFVMMKFHGWFGSWFS from the coding sequence ATGACGCGTAAAATGACTTCTCTGCGCAGCCTGGCGACCGGCTCTGCGCTTCTTTTCCTGTTTGCACCAACGCTCTACGCAGCTGAACAGGCTGCGCCCGAAGCGCCGCCTGTGGATGCGCGCGCCTGGATCCTGATGGATTATTCCAGCGGTAAAGTGCTGGCGGAAGGGAATGCGGATGAGAAACTCGATCCGGCAAGCCTGACCAAAATCATGACCAGCTATGTGGTGGGCCAGGCGTTAAAAGCGGGCAAGATCAAGCTGGACGATATGGTAACCATCGGTAAGGACGCGTGGGCGACCGGCAACCCGGCGCTGCGCGGATCATCGGTGATGTTCCTGAAGCCGGGCGATCAGGTTTCCGTTTCCGATCTGAACAAAGGGGTAATTATTCAGTCGGGAAATGATGCGTGCATCGCGCTGGCCGATTACGTTGCCGGCAGCCAGGATTCTTTCATTGGTTTGATGAATGGCTACGCGCAAAAGCTGGGCCTGACCAATACGACCTTTAAAACGGTTCACGGTCTGGATTCGCCGGGGCAGTTCAGTACCGCGCGCGACATGGCGCTGCTGGGGAAAGCGCTGATCCACGACGTGCCGGATGAATACGCAATCCACAAAGAGAAAGAGTTTACCTTCAACAAAATCCGCCAGCCGAACCGCAACCGCCTGCTGTGGAGCAGCAACGTCAATGTGGACGGGATGAAAACCGGCACCACGGCGGGTGCAGGTTATAACCTGGTGGCCTCCGCGACCCAGGGCGACATGCGCCTGATTTCGGTGGTGCTGGGCACCAAAACCGACCGTATTCGCTTTAATGAGTCAGAAAAACTGCTTACCTGGGGCTTCCGCTTCTATGAAACCGTGACGCCGATTAAACCGGATGCCACGTTCGTCAGCCAGCGCGTCTGGTTTGGTGACAAGAGCGAAGTGAACCTGGGCGCGGGTGAGGCGGGCTCGGTGACCATTCCGCGCGGTCAGCTGAAAAACCTGAAAGCCAGCTACACCCTGACCGACCCGCAGCTCACCGCGCCGCTGAAAAAAGGCCAGGTGGTCGGAACCATTGATTTCCAGCTCAACGGTAAGTCGATTGAACAGCGTCCGCTGATTGTGATGGAAGCGGTGGAAGAGGGCGGCTTCTTCAGCCGGATGTGGGATTTCGTGATGATGAAATTCCACGGGTGGTTTGGCAGCTGGTTTAGCTAA
- the deoR gene encoding DNA-binding transcriptional repressor DeoR codes for METRRDDRIAQLLQALKRSDKLHLKEAANLLGVSEMTIRRDLNSESAPVVLLGGYIVLEPRSASHYLISDQKTRLVEEKRKAARLAASLVQPHQTLFFDCGTTTPWIIEAIDSSIPFTAVCYSLNTFLALQEKPECRVILCGGEFHASNAIFKPLNLQDTLSNLCPDIAFYSAAGVNVRQGATCFNLEELPVKHWALSAAQYHVLVVDHSKFGKVRSARMGELAQFDAIVSDCRPDDEIVAHAKAQQVKLMY; via the coding sequence ATGGAAACACGTCGCGATGACCGCATTGCTCAGCTGCTACAGGCGCTGAAGCGCAGCGATAAGCTGCATCTTAAGGAAGCCGCCAACCTCCTCGGCGTCTCAGAGATGACCATTCGTCGGGATCTGAACAGCGAGAGCGCGCCCGTCGTGCTGCTGGGCGGGTATATTGTGCTTGAGCCGCGCAGCGCCAGCCATTATCTGATCAGCGACCAGAAGACGCGCCTGGTGGAAGAGAAACGCAAAGCCGCGCGGCTTGCAGCCTCACTGGTACAGCCGCACCAGACGCTGTTTTTTGACTGCGGTACCACTACGCCGTGGATTATCGAGGCCATCGACAGCAGCATTCCGTTCACCGCCGTCTGCTACTCCCTGAACACCTTTCTGGCGCTTCAGGAGAAACCCGAGTGCCGGGTGATCCTCTGCGGCGGCGAGTTTCACGCCAGCAACGCCATCTTTAAGCCGCTTAACCTGCAGGACACGCTCAGCAATCTCTGCCCGGATATCGCGTTTTATTCCGCCGCAGGCGTCAACGTGCGTCAGGGCGCGACCTGCTTTAATCTGGAAGAGCTGCCGGTGAAGCACTGGGCGTTGAGCGCCGCGCAGTACCATGTGCTGGTGGTCGATCACAGCAAGTTTGGTAAGGTGCGTTCGGCAAGAATGGGCGAGCTGGCGCAGTTCGATGCCATCGTCAGCGACTGCCGCCCGGACGACGAGATCGTGGCCCACGCGAAGGCGCAGCAGGTGAAGTTGATGTATTAA
- the ybjG gene encoding undecaprenyl-diphosphate phosphatase — translation MLENLNYQLFYLINATPASPEWTIDFATFLAKDLISIVPALAAILWLWGPRSQVKAHRQLVIKVAMALGVSVLVSFALGHVFPHPRPFVAHVGYTFLHHAPDDSFPSDHGTVIFTFALAFLFWHRLWSGAVLMVAALAIAWSRIYLGVHWPLDMVGGFLVGLIGCVSAAILWSLFGEALYRTLSSLYRAIFAIPIRKGWIRD, via the coding sequence ATGTTAGAGAATCTGAATTATCAGCTGTTTTATCTGATCAACGCCACGCCGGCCTCGCCTGAGTGGACGATCGACTTTGCCACCTTCCTGGCAAAAGATCTGATCAGTATCGTGCCAGCGCTGGCCGCCATCCTCTGGCTGTGGGGACCTCGTAGCCAGGTGAAAGCGCACCGCCAGCTGGTGATCAAAGTGGCGATGGCGCTGGGCGTGAGCGTTCTGGTGAGCTTCGCACTGGGTCATGTGTTCCCGCACCCCCGTCCTTTTGTGGCTCACGTGGGCTATACCTTCCTGCACCACGCGCCGGATGACTCGTTCCCGAGCGATCACGGTACGGTGATCTTCACCTTCGCACTGGCTTTCCTATTCTGGCATCGCCTGTGGTCTGGTGCGGTCCTGATGGTGGCGGCCCTGGCAATCGCCTGGTCTCGCATTTACCTGGGCGTTCACTGGCCGCTGGATATGGTGGGCGGTTTCCTGGTCGGGCTGATTGGCTGCGTGAGCGCGGCTATCCTGTGGAGTCTCTTCGGTGAAGCGCTCTACCGCACGCTGTCTTCGCTCTATCGTGCCATTTTCGCTATCCCGATCCGCAAAGGCTGGATACGTGACTAA
- a CDS encoding phosphatase PAP2 family protein: MALTSSRSELSNLQTNKTKRLYRLPGRFYGYQLFVLVVLAVLFTWLSRNEALDRWITGFWYDAATQSFPLQKDHLLDLLNHRLAKYIAIALGAVALFYGAYKRNARLVTAALLMGVGALVVGVLKSVSHHSCPWDLVEYGGKAVSYPLFSAVPADNGPGRCFPGGHASSGFMVMGLFFAFWRERPRLAWCFVALGVVLGLVMGYGQIMRGAHFFSHNLWAGWWVWFSQVVVYGLVSTRFAKE, from the coding sequence ATGGCACTCACTTCCAGCCGTTCAGAATTGTCTAACTTACAGACAAATAAGACAAAACGACTTTACCGCTTGCCGGGCCGCTTTTATGGTTATCAGCTTTTCGTACTGGTCGTCCTTGCCGTGCTTTTCACGTGGTTATCACGCAATGAAGCGCTCGACAGATGGATCACCGGTTTTTGGTATGACGCGGCAACGCAGAGCTTCCCGCTGCAGAAAGACCATCTGCTGGATCTGCTGAACCACCGTCTGGCGAAGTACATTGCCATCGCCTTAGGTGCCGTGGCGCTGTTTTACGGCGCTTACAAGCGTAACGCAAGGCTGGTCACGGCGGCGCTGCTGATGGGCGTTGGTGCGCTGGTGGTAGGCGTGCTGAAAAGCGTGAGCCATCACAGCTGCCCGTGGGATCTGGTGGAATATGGCGGTAAGGCCGTCTCTTATCCCCTGTTCAGCGCCGTCCCTGCTGACAACGGTCCGGGGCGCTGCTTCCCCGGCGGTCACGCCTCCAGCGGCTTTATGGTGATGGGGCTGTTTTTTGCCTTCTGGCGCGAGCGTCCGCGTCTCGCCTGGTGCTTCGTCGCGCTGGGCGTGGTGTTAGGTCTGGTGATGGGCTACGGCCAGATCATGCGCGGGGCACATTTTTTCTCTCACAACCTGTGGGCTGGGTGGTGGGTCTGGTTTTCTCAGGTGGTGGTCTACGGCCTTGTTTCCACCCGGTTTGCTAAAGAGTGA
- a CDS encoding MFS transporter, whose product MLNRSSSGSRLGRQALLFPLCLVLYEFSTYIGNDMIQPGMLAVVAQYNAGIEWVPTSMTAYLAGGMFLQWLLGPLSDRIGRRPVMLTGVVWFIVTCLATLLAQNIEQFTLLRFLQGVSLCFIGAVGYAAIQESFEEAVCIKITALMANVALIAPLLGPLVGAAWVHVAPWEGMFVLFALLAAFAFFGLHRAMPETATRIGEKLSLKELGRDYKEVLKNGRFVAGALATGFVSLPLLAWIAQSPVIIISGEKLSSYEYGLLQVPIFGALIIGNLVLARLTSRRTVRSLIIMGGWPIAAGLILAAVATVASSHAYLWMTAGLSIYAFGIGVANAGLVRLTLFASEMSKGTVSAAMGMLQMLIFTVGIEVSKHAYAMGGNGLFSLFNLANGVLWVGLMVVFLKDKRVGNALQP is encoded by the coding sequence ATGTTAAACCGTTCTTCTTCTGGTTCACGTCTGGGTCGTCAGGCGTTGCTTTTCCCTCTGTGTCTGGTGCTCTACGAATTTTCTACCTATATCGGCAACGATATGATCCAGCCCGGTATGCTGGCCGTAGTGGCGCAGTACAACGCGGGAATCGAGTGGGTACCGACCTCCATGACCGCCTATCTGGCCGGCGGCATGTTTTTGCAGTGGCTGTTAGGTCCGCTGTCGGATCGTATTGGCCGTCGTCCGGTGATGCTGACGGGCGTGGTGTGGTTTATCGTCACCTGTCTTGCCACGCTGCTGGCGCAAAACATTGAACAATTTACCCTGCTGCGCTTCCTGCAGGGGGTGAGCCTGTGCTTTATCGGCGCCGTGGGGTATGCCGCCATTCAGGAGTCGTTTGAAGAGGCGGTGTGCATCAAAATTACCGCGCTGATGGCGAACGTGGCGCTTATCGCCCCCTTACTCGGGCCGCTGGTGGGGGCCGCGTGGGTGCACGTTGCGCCGTGGGAAGGGATGTTTGTGCTCTTTGCGCTTCTCGCCGCCTTCGCGTTCTTTGGCCTGCACCGTGCGATGCCGGAAACGGCCACCCGCATCGGCGAGAAACTCTCGCTGAAAGAGCTGGGGAGGGATTACAAAGAAGTGCTGAAGAATGGCCGCTTTGTGGCGGGCGCGCTGGCGACCGGGTTCGTTAGCCTGCCGCTGCTGGCGTGGATCGCCCAGTCGCCGGTCATTATCATCAGCGGTGAAAAGCTCAGCAGCTATGAGTATGGTCTGCTGCAGGTGCCGATCTTTGGCGCGCTGATTATCGGCAACCTGGTGCTGGCACGTCTGACGTCACGACGCACCGTGCGTTCACTGATTATCATGGGCGGCTGGCCGATTGCCGCAGGGCTGATTCTGGCAGCGGTGGCGACCGTTGCGTCATCACACGCTTATCTGTGGATGACGGCAGGACTCAGCATTTACGCCTTCGGGATTGGCGTGGCGAACGCCGGGCTGGTGCGCCTGACGCTGTTTGCCAGCGAGATGAGTAAAGGCACGGTCTCCGCGGCGATGGGGATGCTGCAGATGCTGATTTTTACCGTCGGTATTGAGGTGAGCAAGCATGCCTACGCGATGGGCGGTAACGGGCTGTTCAGCCTGTTTAACCTCGCCAACGGCGTGCTGTGGGTTGGCCTGATGGTGGTGTTCCTGAAGGACAAACGCGTCGGGAACGCCCTGCAACCGTGA
- a CDS encoding Cof-type HAD-IIB family hydrolase, protein MSVKLIAVDMDGTFLSDAKTYNRPRFLAQYARMKAQGIRFVVASGNQYYQLISFFPEIAHEIAFVAENGGWVVSEGEDVFNGELSRAHFDTVANVLSDVPGIEIIACGKSSAYTLKCYDEGFKAIAAKYYHRLEMVSDFGNLNDIFFKFGLNVSDDEIPRIQALLHEKLSDIMVPVTTGHGSIDLIIPGVHKANGLRILQQRWGIENSDVVAFGDSGNDVEMLRQSGFSFAMANARPHIKAAARFEAPHNNDEGVLDVIDKVLNGEAPFN, encoded by the coding sequence ATGAGCGTTAAACTGATCGCCGTCGACATGGATGGTACTTTTCTGAGCGATGCCAAGACCTATAATCGCCCGCGCTTTCTGGCGCAGTACGCCCGCATGAAGGCGCAAGGCATTCGCTTTGTGGTCGCCAGCGGCAACCAGTACTACCAGTTAATCTCCTTTTTCCCGGAGATTGCGCATGAAATTGCGTTCGTCGCCGAGAACGGTGGCTGGGTCGTGAGCGAAGGAGAAGATGTCTTTAACGGTGAACTGTCGAGAGCCCATTTCGACACGGTCGCGAACGTGTTAAGCGACGTGCCGGGTATTGAGATCATCGCCTGCGGGAAAAGCAGCGCCTACACGCTGAAATGCTATGACGAGGGCTTTAAGGCCATCGCGGCAAAGTACTATCACCGTCTGGAAATGGTCAGCGATTTCGGCAACCTGAACGATATTTTCTTCAAGTTCGGGCTTAACGTATCCGATGATGAAATTCCGCGGATTCAGGCGCTGCTGCATGAAAAACTCAGCGACATCATGGTGCCCGTCACCACCGGTCACGGCAGTATCGACCTGATTATCCCCGGCGTGCATAAGGCCAACGGCCTGCGGATCCTGCAGCAGCGCTGGGGGATAGAGAACAGCGATGTGGTGGCCTTCGGCGACAGCGGCAACGACGTGGAGATGCTGCGCCAGTCCGGGTTCAGCTTTGCGATGGCGAATGCCAGACCGCATATCAAAGCGGCGGCGCGTTTTGAAGCACCGCATAATAACGATGAAGGCGTGCTGGATGTGATTGATAAGGTGCTGAACGGGGAGGCGCCGTTTAATTGA